The following nucleotide sequence is from Primulina tabacum isolate GXHZ01 chromosome 2, ASM2559414v2, whole genome shotgun sequence.
CTATACCCATCAAATATATTACCACACTCACGAATTTATGGTACTCACAGCTATAAAGCCTATATTGCCTTTTCTGGATAAATAATGTGTTACAATAACCTACCAAGCATCAAATCAGGTCAAAACAAGATGCTTTGAAACTAACCCGCATTATTCAGCAAGAAATTTGAAAAACTCAAAACCGTTTACTCTAAGTCATTTACTACCATGAGAAGAAGAGAGGGATTACTTGACTGTCCAAAATTGAGTAAAGTTTCAGGATTCGCCTCAGCTGCTGAAGATGTATCCTTTTTGCAGTTGCCAAGTCCAAAATATATGCAATTGTCCTCCAAATGCTATACAATATTTTCTGCAATTGATGGGATTATGGCCACATGAAGATGAATTTAATTCAGAAGATAAAGGATAAAATAGCATTATCACTATCTCCATCACCATTTAATTCATCTCATAAATAACTGTCGATGgttaagatttgagaaaacaTGGAACAATTTAAGTTGAAAACTTTCCAGTGAGTAGCCTCTACCAATTATAGAATATGTAATTCTGAGCAAATACAGTCAAAGCACGAAAACTGCAGTAAATTGTGCAGAAAGAGAAGAATTTGGAActtggtaaaaaaaatttatacctGAATCAGACAATGAAAAACGCATTGATTTTAAGTGAAACATTAAAAAATGCTTGCTAGAGTTTTATAGAGATAGACTCGAACCTCTGATTTTACTTTTAGTGATTGCAAGACAGCATCACTTCGGGCATTTGCATAACGCCATTGTAAATGTCTATTGTACAACAACCGCAGCTGATGCACGTCTTCGATGTGATTTGCAGCCTTATTTCCTTTCTTAATATCAGAAATGAAGCTGAGAACAGAAGTTGAACTCTGAGGTTGTCGGGATGGGCCGGATGGCCTTGCCCGAACAGGACTGGGTCCTCTAGAAGAAGGCTTGCCAGCCTTATTTCTAGCTGGACTTATTCCCCTAGATACCGGTGGCGATGGAGGGCGCAATCCAGAAGTTGGCAAAGATTGAGCTCTTGCTGCAGCGCACATCAATAGCGTTTTatctggtgaacttgaaaaggCAGACTGCGTCATCGTAGAACTATCATCAGATGAGCATCCATTCAACATAACTTTGCAACTGTCACAGCAAGTTCTTAATATTAACAAATCACTGGTAAATTTTTGTAAAGGTTTGCTAGTCCCATCCGAAGACAATCTCCTGGGGTAAGACTCGGACTTAACGGAATGGGataaaaatacagttttgcTCATCTTATCAGTCAGATTGATATTTCTCTTCAAAGCAGTAGAACTTGCCCTTCCGTTTACTCTTCTTGGCCACTGATGCTGATCCACCAGACAAGGAGGTAAACTATCATTGGGTTTAGAATTCTCTGATTTGTCAGAAGACCTTTTTCCTTTATTTGGGGTACTCGTTCTCTCTGGTGTGGGTTTTCTTGAAGCAGCTAGTGCAGCCTGTTTATGAGCTATGTTTGATGAAGGCCTCAGAGCTCGGTCAGAGGGAATGTTTGAAACCGGTTTTTCTCTCTTGCTCATAGGGacagatatgatatcagatttaAAAGAAATACTGAGACTCCGCATTGCAAATGGCCTTAAAGACTCCGGTAACTTATTGCCCACGATCTTTTTCGTGGCCAGTAGCATTTCTGAGGATGTATCCTGCACTGGCGTTGATGGACATGGACTGGGTGGTGATAATGGTCCAAGGGAGCGCTTTCTTTCTGCTGATACAACCCTCTTTGGACCAGATACAGTTGAGGTTGGAGATGTCCAGCTGGTATTGGGCGAAGGGCAGCGTTTCGATACAGTGGACCGTGTGGGTGACTTGTACCTAGAAGTAACTTCACTGATTCGGGACCGGAGGTTTCCATGATTGTTAACAGCTCGAATCAATGGAGGTTTGGTTGCATCTGACGTAGATTGCTTCTCTAATGCTTGCGGTAATTCACTTGTGTCCATCCAAACTGTTCAAATCAGACCACATTGATGTCTCTCTCATATGTTATTTACGACCGTAAACATACTTTTCATCAGGCTTTCACAAAACCCGATCAATATATTATTAACCACACCAATTGCTATAAAAGAAGGATACTTTCCGTGCTCATTATCTGCAACACATATTCGCAGTCAAAAGTGTGATGCTATAAATTGGAAAATGGGTAAAGAAAAGTAAAGTGCACCATGAAAAAGAGAATGATGGTCAAAAGAATACATCTTTAACGACACTCAGATCTCAACAACATCGAATTCGATAACTTCAATCAACAATTACAATTGTCTCTCCTGAGACAATAAAACTAAACCCAACTAATGTTAAGACAGATCGCACACCTTGGCAAAAGTAAAAACAATGTAATCAAATGAAATAAGAAACGCTAATACGAATTTTCAATTTACAATATCAAAAGTGGAAGACACAGTAAAATGAGTCCCTTCTTCAGACTTAGGGAAGCGTTGGAGAAGAACAAGGGGAAAAAAAGTAGATTAAGAAATGGGAAAATATGTAGTATAAGAAAGACCCCTCCCTTGCTTTTAGTTGTCATTTATATCTTACTTCCTTTTCTTCTTCCCCTCTTTTGTTTATGGTCCCAAGCATTAGTCCCTCTCGCGGGAATGCCATGGTTAGCTGTGCTGGAGCTGCCTCCCTAACACAGTCCCCCCACCCCCACGCAATATACATACACGTAGAACTCACATTTAGAGCGTTGCTCTTGTCCCTCTGTCCTGTTCCTTCTTTCGCCTAACCAACCACTTTCCATAAAAGGGAAACTGATAGCTGGAAATAATATCTTCACTGACAGAACCCCACAGCGCcacatatatatatgcacgGAAAATTTAATAGTGTGAATCTTCTCACACACAATGCAATAAGAATATTTACAATAATGCAAACAAGGGAAATCAACTCAAAATAATTCTAGGAAAATGGGAACTAAACACGGTGTGCGGGTAGAGATCATCGTCCGTCCTTGGAGATCAAAGTACTATTACAGATTACAGTCGAACAGTATTTTTAGCCATTCATATACATAATAATGTGTAAAACAACAATATTTCTTGACCAACCCCCCATTTCTTCATTTCCATTTCGCTGACGAAACAAAATTCTATGCGAACTTGATGCAAAAACTATCGAGGAATTTTACATGAGAGAATACATATAAAGATGCTCTGTGCTTTGTCTTGTCAGATTTTGTTCCCAAATTTGAAAACATACGTAGATTTCACGCAACAGCTTCAAAAAATTACCTTACGCCAATTTATGATTAAATGGTGAAATTGTCcaacaaaaggaaaaaactaaaaaaatccTCATAATTTAAAATCCCCTTCATACTTATTAATTCAGCTTCCACCACTCAAAACCCTGGAAAATGAAACAAAGATCCCGTCCAAGCTTACTCATTATGAAAAGCAGCGATCGAGAATAACAAAAACGGCTTTTatccaaacaaacaaaaaaacaaacaaacaaacggTGCAAAAGTGACGATTATAGACAAAAATTTGCAGAAATAATTGCTtccataataaaataaaattaaaccaAAGGCACAAGTTAAACATACATCAGCCGTAACCAGAAAACCCGTACTTCCCGGAAACGAAGATTAACCAAATTTCTGCGGAATCTGGAGCAATTTTGTAAACCGTGAAGCTCTTATAATTGTTTTTACAGTCGTTTTCCGAAGAGTTTTGAAAAAGTACAGAGAAAAATTGAAGTATGAATTTTCAGTGAAGAAGCGTGGAGAGGTTGACGAGCGAGACAGGAGACGAGGCGGCAGTTAATTTCGCGCCacctaaattttattttattatttagaaaaactttaaataaatttttcataataaattttctCTAATTTCGGGACTGAGTGATCACTGGTCGATTTATGGGATTGGACTAGACAATAATATTTTCTGTGTGTAATGgataattttaatttgatttcgaatttagttaaaaaaaattgaaaaatattttaatttcaatttGATTTGGATAAACTCGaatattaatcaaatattttttaagtcAATTCGAAAAGTTCATCGGTTCAGTTCTATTTCATGTCGCAAAATTGGATATTAGTTTGTGTATATtccaatataaataataattataataatgaaTAATCAGGTCTCgtgtatataatataattatgttGGATAAACTGTTTACATGTCCAAGTTTGTATTCtagtttttattttgttattatgttttatttattataaaaataaaaataaaaattacgaTGAATGAATGTTggaatgacaaaaacttgtgtgagacggtctcacggatcgtattttgtgagatgagtctattatttgggtcatccatgaaaaagtattattttttattctaagagtattactttttattatgaatatcgatatAATTGACACGtctcataaataaaaattcgtaagaTCATCTCAACAAGAAACATACTCAATTGAAATTATACATATGGGATGTACCTTAAAGTATGTTGTTCAACGCTGCATTTTTTAAACTAGGATAATTGATTAGCTTAAAATTGGAATCTTAAATGGGCTCGAAGAAAAGTCTTCATTTGTTAAGAACGTTTTTctcattattttaatattattagatCGTATGagtttctcatatttttataaaaattatatatatattgatgattcaaaactaatatttgaaatcgtagagagaaaaatatttcagatataaatgtataatACAGAGTTGACCTATTAATTCCCTTGATCGAGTCCCAAAGTGCAGTAATTTATTgcacaaatttttaaatttaatcaagtataaatactatactattaaatttattaaatataatttatattattaataaaataaataaacaaggGTAAGTCTGATTAAAATGAAAGGTTTCGAATTTGctattgaaatttattttatataaaaataaaatgctgaaAATAATTGGATATTGATGAGGCCTATGAAAATTTGGGCAGGTGCTGCATTTAATAATTACAAAACAAATCTAGCACGGAAATAAATATTTGTTGTACGAATGCAGCGTCTATATTGAGTAAATGTACAAGACATATTAATATCTGCCAATTATAAATGGTATAATAATACCTAAGTCTATGATTTATTTAAGATTTAGTACCtataagtttatttttgtattttaatatcTGACGAAAGACCAGCTTAGTTTATACTACATGTTTCATGCATATTTACCTTTTTActcttttaattaataaaaaattatataaatacctATTTTTGTTGGTCATCTTCTCTTTCCACTCATCATTccaatgcatttggatgacatataaattaaatttaaatatttttatttaaaaaaaaacaaattctcaactaattgaactttttgaaatacttatttttaattgcgaaatacttaattttaattttaaaatacttgatttagtaaatgaaatactcagaatgtgtattaaaatactgaatattcgaatatgcaacacAAGTTCACCAAATGAtcgcatttccatccaagatccatttggatgaaatgttcatttcatttaattattttttttattgttaaaaaaacaaattcgcaactaagcattgaactttttcaaatacttagttttattttcgaaatacctaatttcaattttaaaatacttgatttggtaaatgagatactcagaatgagtattaaaatactggatattcgaatatacaACGTAAGTTTACCAAATGCTCGCAttccatccaagatgcatttagatgacatgttcatttcatttaattatttttttatataaaaaaaatttgcaactgAGCATTGaacattttgaagtacttacttttatttgcgaaatacctaatttcaattttaaatgcTTGATTTGGTAATTGAGATACTCGTACAAGTtaataaaatactggatattctagtaggcaatgtaagttcaccaagtgctcgtatttctatccaagatgcatttagatgacatgtacatttcatttaaatatttttttaatttttaaaagaaaaacaaattcgcaactaagtaTTGAACTTTTTAAattacttagttttacttgcgaaatacctaatttcaattttaaaatacttgatttggtaaatgaatactcagaatgagtattaaaatactggatattagaatatgtaacgtaagttcaccaaatgcTCACATTTCCATCcgagatgcatttggatgacatgttcatttcatttattattttttaattgttaaaaaaaattcgtaACTAATCATTaaactttttcaagtacttagttttacttacgaaatacctaatttcaattttaaaatactttatttggtaaatgagatactcagaatgggTATTATCATACtgtatattcgaatatgcaacgtaagttcaccaagtgctcgcatttccatccaatatacatttggatgacatgttcatttcatttaatagtttttttaattgttaaaaaaaaacaaattcgcaaccaaatattgaactttttcaagtacttaatTTTACTTGCAAAATtcctaatttcagttttaaaatacttgatttggtaactgagatactcataatgagtattaaaatactggatattcgaatatgtaaCGTAAGTTCACAAAGTGCTCACGTTTCCATCCAAGATGTAATTAGTTGACATGTTCAAAGACTTTTCAGCAGCCACAAAGCTTTGAAAGAGGAAAATAGCTTAGAgcgaagatttgaagatttccgAACAATGTTCTTCGAGAGAATAGCCCATGATAGGAACGAATATCATAATCCGTGGATTTATAATTTACAGAGAAATATGAAATCGGATACatgtcgatagtcatagtccagtaGGTCAAAAGCTATGGGATTTAATAAAACGACATGCAATTCAtcattgataaataattaaaaagatttaattacttcactgagttgAATTATTTTGGCATAGTTTGAGAGAGCGTGTTCAATTGGATACGAAATCTCGTCGAAAGCATAGATAATTGTCTAACGAATTAAGTAGATTagcgaggggtaggtgaaccgagattcccaacaaattcatttctcattgaactttaatcaatcattataacttatttatttcatcattaaTCTTTGAACCATttcattgagtttttatttaataatcgtAGTAGTAAACAATCATCTGAAGTATCGctgctaaaaattaaataattgaaaataataattgagaaatacagtCCTTAGACAATGAAAGTTTTGCTCAATCACTAAGCATGGAACattttgacatcgtgcacttgcgattattgaAAGTCCAtgactatattattacttgacatcgtgcacttgcgattatttcgagcttgaatattattaatttttgctAATAATTTTACAAtgaaagttttgctcgatcactaAGCATGGATTGCATATTCatcttatttaatatatttttaagcatgaaaattttaaagtacttagttttacttgagaaatacCTAAtctgagtttgcaaatacttgatttcgtaaatgagatactcacaatatgcattaaaatactggatattcgaatatacaATATTTCCATGGAAAATTCATTATGATACTTattcatatcatttaaataaataaacatagttCATTATTCATCATGGACTAATTGAGAGATGCATTATAAACATAATTCGTAAATGAGCTTGAAGTTTGCACTTTAAGCATATCTATCGATTCTTGGATCAATGATTTATAAAATACTCATAAATATTAATTGACAATACTTTTTGATATTCATTGAATGACTTATTTGACAATTATACTTATTTGACATAATACTTATTGGTAATTATTCATTAtacttattaatattttttctgtatACTTATgagtattaatttataatatcatTAATATTCATTCACAATACTTGTTGGTATTCATTAAATGACAATGCAATACTTCATTTGATATCATCCTCATTAGTATTCtttcataatatttattggtAATCATTCATTATATGCATCAATATTATTTCATTATACttattatcaaatttgagtttttaaagggtaaaatcaaTTATCAGTAGAATCTAATTATATAGTACTTGTAACAATTTAtgtatcacatttttatttcGCAGATCTCATCATCAAATGCAACTCAATATtgacttcaaattatatattttgacaccatcaaataatcgaatttgagtttaaatggtaaaatcaagtatctgTGGACTCGTATTaggtattatttgtattaattcaTGTATCACATTAGATACTTCTTAagtaaaaataagtattttaaaatttcaatactTAGTTgagaaattgttttttttttacaaaaaaaatattaaatgacatgaatatgtcatccaaattcaTCTTCCAAGGAAAGATAAACACTTGGTGagcttacgttgcatattcgaatatccagtattctattacaaaaataaaatgaccaaccaatgtttatgatcattttGATGCATTTAAAATTTCACAAAAATTCGTATATGACGACTGTTTTACGGATCAATTATAtacgaaaaatatttaattcaatttaactcatgaaaaaatattattactttatgTCAAAAGTAATATTTTCACCATAAGTATGAACAGAGTCGATCCGTCtcttaattttaaatttgtgacggtctcacatgagacatGCTATATTATATAGTATACATGCTCTTTGTGAGGAAGCCAGCCCCAGTTTCAGATACCAGAATTAAAAttactttaaaaattaaaataaagatcaagagtaggtctcttgtgagacggtctcacgaatctttatctatgagacaggTCAGcgtgatattcacaataaaaagtaatactcttagcataaaaagtaatactttttaatagatgacccaaataaaatatctgtctcacaaaatatgacccgtgataccgtctcacacaagtttttgtcagaGATCAATTGGTTACACTGCAATTTGAAAAAGTGTTGTTACGTGGTTGATATAAAGTTGATAATAGTAATATTAATGtataaaatttaatagatttaaaAGAGATGGGTAGCTAGTCTAATTTTGTTCAAGAAAGCCTAACATTTTTTCTATTAAATACTACCAACAATAAAATTTGATTGATAAGAAGTTAGATCCAATGAGTAATTTGTTTTCATATCTTCTAAATAATTCACCTCTATAGTCCGCAAGGGAGTAGGAAATTCGGGAATGTGGAAACCCCTTGTGACCATGTTAGAAAAACTAAGTTTTCGGAATGCGATTTAGTTTTCATCGTAATATTGCTTTCTTTAAATAAACTAGTTATTTtgcacacgcgatgcgtgtgtgtacagtcttttttatcattatcgattgactaaagtgaaatttgacaaattatggaggtactaaattgatatttgaattttttaaataaaaaaaataaaaataaaattgtgtattgaaattttttaaaaaaaaaaaaaacaaaagtgtaatattaatatcatataagggtaaagttgaaagaaaaaattggtgTACTTTCTAGGTGGTTACTGTCATGTACTCAATCTTAATATAATAGAATAGATATTACTCATTGTTACGTTGTTGTCAAAGCAATGACAATTTTCTTCCAGAAACTTCACAATTcagaaataaaattatatttataatgcTGAAACATCTTATGTCAAACGATGTGACTGTCTTCCAAATTATGTGACTATCTGAATATAAAGATACATTTTGTGAATAAACATTTCTTCATTTGAATCATTTCTGaatagataatgactcaattCGAAATATTGCATTGGTTCGTTTCAATTTATTATTAcgcattttattatttaattactaaAATACTAgtaatcaaaataatatatccgaattaatattaattaattttaatttaatgtccTAGTGCCTCAAGTGCCCAAATACAACTATGTTTGATACATCTTCACTTATAAgtatttcattattttttttaatcagaGATTTGTTTTATGTAATTACAACTAgggttttttaattattaaaaatatgcattttaaaaataatttgaatggAGATGTTTATCACTAGTACTACAAAAAGCAAAAGGTAAGAGCGGACGCTGCCTTATTTTTTGCAGCATCCGCTGCCTATGTGTCACCCTGGACAGTGTCCGCTCTCTTTGACAGCGGACGCTGCttagttttattatttttcgggttttttaaaaataatttaaatttaaaatt
It contains:
- the LOC142529116 gene encoding AUGMIN subunit 8-like; protein product: MDTSELPQALEKQSTSDATKPPLIRAVNNHGNLRSRISEVTSRYKSPTRSTVSKRCPSPNTSWTSPTSTVSGPKRVVSAERKRSLGPLSPPSPCPSTPVQDTSSEMLLATKKIVGNKLPESLRPFAMRSLSISFKSDIISVPMSKREKPVSNIPSDRALRPSSNIAHKQAALAASRKPTPERTSTPNKGKRSSDKSENSKPNDSLPPCLVDQHQWPRRVNGRASSTALKRNINLTDKMSKTVFLSHSVKSESYPRRLSSDGTSKPLQKFTSDLLILRTCCDSCKVMLNGCSSDDSSTMTQSAFSSSPDKTLLMCAAARAQSLPTSGLRPPSPPVSRGISPARNKAGKPSSRGPSPVRARPSGPSRQPQSSTSVLSFISDIKKGNKAANHIEDVHQLRLLYNRHLQWRYANARSDAVLQSLKVKSEKILYSIWRTIAYILDLATAKRIHLQQLRRILKLYSILDSQLTCLDQWALVERDHANSLTLVIQDLQAGIIRIPVTGGARGDIETIKATVCSVVDVMQATGSSLCSIISQMEGMNSLVSQVADIAAQERTMLDECESLMSITAAFQVEEYSLRTQIFQSRQALGNGESSIFGY